One Anaerobiospirillum thomasii DNA segment encodes these proteins:
- a CDS encoding IclR family transcriptional regulator, whose amino-acid sequence MKDSSNINLLHKAMDIIELLTNEKREMGVTEISRRLNLVKSGTFRILNTLKDRGFIFQNSQTKAYGLGLKFYFVGAEVQSRLPLCVAAQKALSPLSEYFKQSFYLAIPFLSSDREQEIIIIYTTACREIKSVVNNISAGLIVPAHSLAIGQCILAHMSDSELQTIKGSELSKVTDDTIVSWSVLEKKIEQIRDKNVAVCDGTFCENIMDIAVGVYDSMHYPIGAIGIYGNSIEIKGVQRDSLIRKLNAASAKISESL is encoded by the coding sequence ATGAAAGACTCTTCAAATATAAATCTGCTACATAAAGCCATGGACATCATTGAGCTTCTTACCAATGAAAAGCGTGAAATGGGCGTAACAGAGATAAGTAGAAGACTTAATCTTGTTAAAAGCGGGACATTCAGAATTCTCAATACCTTAAAAGATAGGGGCTTTATCTTTCAGAATTCTCAAACTAAAGCGTATGGGCTAGGTCTTAAGTTTTATTTTGTGGGTGCAGAGGTTCAGTCGCGTCTCCCTCTTTGCGTAGCTGCTCAAAAAGCGCTATCACCACTAAGTGAGTATTTTAAACAAAGTTTTTATCTAGCCATTCCTTTCTTATCTTCTGATCGTGAGCAAGAAATAATTATCATTTATACTACTGCTTGTAGAGAGATAAAAAGTGTTGTAAATAATATTAGTGCAGGATTGATAGTACCAGCACATAGCCTAGCAATTGGACAGTGTATTTTGGCACATATGTCTGATTCAGAACTGCAGACAATAAAGGGAAGTGAGCTCTCAAAAGTCACAGATGATACTATTGTTTCTTGGAGTGTTCTTGAAAAGAAAATAGAGCAGATTAGGGATAAAAATGTTGCTGTCTGTGATGGGACCTTTTGTGAAAATATTATGGATATAGCCGTAGGAGTATATGATTCTATGCACTATCCAATTGGAGCTATCGGCATATATGGCAACTCCATAGAAATAAAAGGAGTACAACGTGATAGTTTAATTAGAAAGTTAAACGCTGCTAGCGCAAAAATATCTGAAAGCTTATAG
- a CDS encoding DctP family TRAP transporter solute-binding subunit produces MNSFFKRTLVGAGLMASATMFSCAFALQAPTFTQNKAPAQATNAEFTMNIGHVAGAEHPVNISLKQFKTNVEQRTGGKLAINIYDSGSLGGELEMLEQMNIGTLESSVIMSGSFWERYDTAANVSLIPFLFDTLEGARKAWNGEFGAKFAKDIIEPNGAYVLSYWESGYRHLSCNEKPINVPADMKGIKFRTSENDMKVQMFKALDSNVVMLPFSELFTALQQGTVSGQENPAANILASSLFEVQKYMSLTGHMYDNCVFGVNKQWFDKLPEDFKVIVKEEAAKARLLDLELSDEAKFIAKLKEKGMIINEVDKEAFRKQIKPIWDKFTKEHGPEWIELAIKSQK; encoded by the coding sequence ATGAATAGTTTTTTTAAGCGCACCTTAGTTGGTGCAGGACTCATGGCTAGTGCAACAATGTTTTCTTGTGCTTTTGCCCTGCAGGCTCCAACATTTACCCAGAACAAAGCACCGGCTCAAGCTACAAATGCCGAATTTACTATGAATATTGGTCACGTAGCAGGTGCTGAACATCCTGTAAATATTTCACTCAAACAGTTTAAAACCAATGTTGAACAAAGAACTGGTGGCAAGCTTGCAATTAACATATATGACAGCGGATCTTTAGGCGGAGAGCTCGAAATGCTCGAGCAAATGAATATAGGCACTCTAGAGTCATCTGTAATCATGTCAGGATCTTTTTGGGAACGTTATGATACTGCCGCAAATGTTTCTTTAATTCCATTCCTATTTGATACTTTAGAAGGAGCAAGAAAGGCCTGGAATGGAGAGTTTGGTGCAAAATTTGCTAAAGATATTATCGAACCAAACGGAGCCTACGTTTTATCCTATTGGGAGTCTGGATATAGACACCTTTCCTGCAACGAAAAACCTATAAATGTGCCTGCAGATATGAAAGGAATTAAATTTAGAACATCAGAAAATGACATGAAGGTACAGATGTTCAAGGCTCTTGACTCAAATGTTGTGATGCTCCCATTCTCTGAATTATTTACAGCATTACAGCAAGGAACTGTTTCTGGTCAAGAGAACCCTGCTGCTAACATTCTTGCCTCATCATTATTTGAGGTTCAAAAGTATATGTCATTAACTGGACATATGTATGATAACTGCGTCTTTGGTGTAAACAAACAATGGTTTGACAAACTTCCTGAAGATTTTAAAGTAATCGTAAAAGAAGAAGCCGCTAAAGCCCGCCTACTTGATCTTGAATTATCTGATGAAGCTAAGTTCATTGCTAAGCTGAAAGAGAAAGGCATGATCATTAATGAAGTAGATAAGGAAGCCTTTAGAAAGCAGATCAAGCCTATCTGGGACAAATTCACAAAAGAACACGGTCCAGAGTGGATTGAGCTTGCCATTAAATCTCAGAAATAA
- a CDS encoding TRAP transporter small permease: MKLIDIVKKLVTWACSFALALMATIVFIQVINRNIFGGSFKWVEEMASMCMVWITFFGAALATTLNAHTRIELFVSLLPKRLSRTIFALGDLVCAAFSTALCCYSYPLIMANLHTMSPAMKLPLAINYIVFFIAALLITFFMILRAVEDFKDKEQKKEN, translated from the coding sequence ATGAAATTGATTGATATTGTAAAAAAACTTGTAACCTGGGCCTGCAGTTTTGCTTTGGCACTTATGGCTACTATAGTTTTTATTCAAGTTATAAATCGCAATATTTTTGGTGGTTCATTTAAGTGGGTTGAAGAGATGGCATCCATGTGTATGGTTTGGATTACATTTTTTGGTGCAGCCCTTGCTACAACCTTAAATGCTCATACTCGCATCGAGTTATTCGTGTCACTTCTACCAAAGCGCTTATCCAGAACAATTTTTGCTTTAGGAGATTTAGTATGCGCCGCCTTTTCAACAGCTTTATGTTGCTACAGCTATCCTCTTATTATGGCAAATCTGCATACTATGTCTCCTGCAATGAAGCTTCCTCTTGCTATTAACTATATAGTTTTCTTTATCGCAGCTCTTTTAATTACTTTCTTTATGATATTAAGAGCGGTAGAAGATTTTAAAGACAAAGAGCAGAAAAAGGAGAATTAA
- a CDS encoding TRAP transporter large permease translates to MDPIALIFIALAVCLILGIPVAFSIGISVLSFLLYQGYPSPIVMAQRMVDGARSYTMMALPMFIFAGALMAYGSTPRLMRLANMLVSKVPGGLGAATLVTCGFFGAVSGSGVASTAAIGGIVGKEMLKQGYGLGITAGILAGGGVMATLIPPSLVMVIYAASTGVSVGDMFVAGIGPGVFIILLLILMNCIIAKRRNIGSGEIITYTAGDRIKIIADALLPLFLPVLIIGGVISGVLTPTESSVIATVYALFLAVFVYKELTFAKFIKATSESVITSAIILFIISSATPFGWLMATQNVPQIFTQSIINITTNPYMIMAIFFCLLWVLGCFMETICIIILITPILFPIVTSMGVDPIHFGVGMMANLAVGGITPPLSVGLFTACRILNCKIEQTFPDVLYIVAVITVGAIITFMVPEFSLFLVDLLK, encoded by the coding sequence ATGGATCCTATTGCACTTATTTTTATTGCTCTTGCTGTATGCCTAATTCTTGGTATACCTGTGGCCTTTTCAATAGGTATCAGTGTTCTCTCTTTTTTACTATATCAGGGATACCCTTCTCCTATTGTGATGGCTCAAAGAATGGTAGATGGTGCCCGTTCATATACTATGATGGCCCTTCCTATGTTTATTTTCGCAGGCGCCCTTATGGCATACGGCAGCACTCCAAGACTAATGAGACTTGCCAATATGTTAGTTAGCAAAGTTCCAGGCGGTCTCGGCGCTGCAACTCTTGTAACCTGTGGCTTCTTTGGAGCAGTGTCAGGATCCGGAGTTGCATCCACAGCTGCAATAGGCGGAATTGTAGGCAAAGAAATGCTAAAACAAGGCTATGGGCTTGGAATCACTGCAGGCATTTTAGCCGGTGGCGGTGTAATGGCTACTCTCATTCCCCCATCTCTTGTAATGGTCATATATGCAGCAAGCACAGGCGTATCCGTAGGAGATATGTTTGTTGCAGGTATTGGTCCTGGCGTATTTATCATTCTGCTTCTTATATTAATGAACTGTATAATTGCCAAAAGACGCAATATTGGCAGTGGTGAAATTATCACTTATACAGCTGGTGATAGAATAAAAATAATAGCAGATGCACTTCTCCCTCTTTTTTTACCAGTGCTTATTATTGGTGGCGTGATATCTGGAGTTCTTACACCGACAGAGTCATCAGTAATAGCTACTGTTTATGCTCTATTCCTCGCTGTTTTTGTTTATAAAGAGTTAACCTTTGCTAAATTTATAAAAGCAACATCTGAGTCAGTAATTACATCTGCAATTATCCTCTTTATTATCTCATCAGCCACTCCTTTTGGCTGGTTGATGGCGACTCAGAATGTCCCACAGATATTTACTCAATCAATAATAAATATAACGACAAATCCATACATGATAATGGCAATTTTCTTCTGCCTGCTATGGGTTCTCGGCTGTTTCATGGAGACTATATGCATAATTATTCTAATTACGCCAATACTGTTCCCTATAGTAACCTCTATGGGAGTTGATCCTATTCATTTTGGTGTAGGAATGATGGCTAACCTTGCTGTAGGCGGCATTACACCTCCTCTATCAGTCGGACTATTTACAGCTTGTCGTATTTTAAACTGCAAAATTGAGCAAACATTCCCAGATGTTCTCTATATTGTTGCTGTAATTACTGTAGGTGCCATAATCACATTCATGGTCCCAGAGTTCTCTCTTTTCCTTGTAGATTTGCTAAAGTAG
- a CDS encoding class II aldolase/adducin family protein, translated as MSIEQLSQEIISVCRLLRQNKLVNATHGNISARYGDIMLITPTGSDFYTIEQEDLVQMNIISGEIISKGHPSKEYDLHLLAYRKRPDINAVIHAHSPNSVAVSCHKEVTNLDSIVPAYTLSFAIYTKHLPMVGYFKAGSMELAEKATDKLIGNNAVVLQHHGIIVVSDSVMKGLYRLEEIEENSEIALKIGFDSKSMDPDSL; from the coding sequence ATGAGTATTGAACAACTATCACAAGAAATAATTTCAGTTTGTAGGCTCTTAAGACAAAACAAGCTTGTTAATGCCACACATGGAAATATCTCCGCAAGATATGGCGATATTATGCTTATAACTCCAACTGGTAGTGACTTTTATACAATTGAACAGGAAGACCTTGTTCAAATGAATATCATATCAGGAGAAATTATTTCAAAAGGACACCCTTCAAAAGAATACGATTTACACCTTCTGGCATACAGAAAACGCCCCGATATAAATGCTGTTATTCATGCTCATAGTCCAAACTCTGTGGCAGTAAGCTGTCACAAAGAAGTTACTAATTTGGATAGTATTGTCCCAGCATACACTCTTTCTTTTGCTATTTATACAAAACACCTGCCAATGGTGGGTTACTTTAAAGCAGGCTCTATGGAGCTAGCAGAAAAAGCGACTGACAAATTAATAGGCAATAATGCTGTAGTTCTGCAGCATCACGGCATAATAGTTGTATCTGACTCTGTTATGAAAGGTCTTTATAGACTTGAGGAAATTGAAGAGAACAGCGAAATTGCACTAAAAATAGGTTTTGACAGCAAGTCCATGGATCCTGACTCTTTATAG
- a CDS encoding xylulokinase yields the protein MNKTIYKDLLLGIDIGTTGTKCTFYNFKGQKVSSGYQEYRMIHPQDGWTEQDPSRWWRAVKENIQLCIDVDNIDTGRVACIAVSSTNAVMLMGKSKIIYNGVGLHDQRATQQEQWLKQNVGDDYIFNITGNNIVKGSFALPTLRWFIDNRPDLIEETEKFLIPNGFIIKKLTDEYSVDKPRSGLTLMNDLKKGCWSDEIINKAQIPSSILPPIFKSTDIVGEVTKKAAKSTGLKEGTPVCAGAIDTISATLATGAINPQDIAITIGSSGRVCQIDNEPFFKPHVLSTPYAFDNIFASVQTTDNAGISLKWFRDTFGKVVFQDALNAGISIYEQMNRLCSKSQPNSSLIFLPYLSGEKSPIWDPSARGVFFGVGLNSNYSDFIRAIMEGVAFSIKHCIHNLLQGKANSSSAPIPIGGGIANSDIWCQIFADILQRPIIQLCYEETETLGDIIIAAQAVGINDITPDFGKKLTAKGKIKAPSKDLSDLYNEKFEKYLKLYNSVKELY from the coding sequence GTGAATAAAACTATATACAAAGATCTGCTTCTTGGAATAGATATTGGAACTACAGGAACCAAGTGTACTTTTTACAACTTCAAGGGGCAGAAGGTATCCTCAGGATATCAAGAATACAGAATGATTCATCCACAAGATGGGTGGACAGAACAAGATCCTAGCAGGTGGTGGAGAGCTGTAAAGGAAAATATTCAGCTTTGCATCGATGTAGATAATATTGATACTGGTCGTGTTGCATGCATAGCTGTAAGCTCTACAAATGCAGTGATGCTAATGGGAAAATCTAAAATTATCTATAATGGAGTAGGTCTTCATGATCAAAGAGCTACTCAACAAGAGCAATGGCTAAAACAAAATGTTGGTGATGATTATATATTTAATATAACCGGAAATAACATTGTAAAAGGCTCTTTTGCCTTGCCGACTCTTAGATGGTTTATAGATAATAGACCAGATTTAATAGAGGAAACAGAAAAGTTCTTAATACCAAATGGCTTTATTATAAAGAAACTGACAGATGAGTATTCTGTAGACAAACCTCGTAGTGGTCTAACATTAATGAACGACTTGAAAAAAGGATGTTGGTCAGATGAAATTATAAATAAAGCACAGATCCCTTCATCTATTCTTCCCCCTATTTTTAAATCTACAGATATTGTGGGCGAGGTTACAAAAAAAGCAGCAAAATCAACGGGACTTAAAGAAGGAACTCCTGTTTGTGCTGGAGCTATCGATACTATATCAGCTACTTTGGCCACCGGAGCAATTAATCCTCAGGATATTGCTATTACCATTGGCAGTAGTGGTCGAGTATGTCAAATTGACAATGAGCCATTTTTTAAACCTCATGTTCTTTCTACACCTTATGCCTTTGATAATATTTTTGCATCGGTTCAAACAACAGATAATGCAGGAATTTCATTAAAATGGTTTAGAGACACATTTGGTAAAGTAGTTTTTCAAGATGCTCTTAATGCAGGTATCAGCATATATGAGCAAATGAACAGACTCTGTTCTAAATCACAGCCAAACTCGTCTCTTATTTTTTTACCTTATTTATCAGGCGAAAAAAGCCCTATATGGGATCCAAGTGCTAGAGGAGTTTTCTTTGGCGTCGGCTTAAACTCAAACTACAGTGATTTTATAAGAGCGATTATGGAAGGCGTTGCTTTTTCTATAAAGCACTGCATTCACAATCTTTTACAAGGAAAGGCTAATTCATCATCTGCTCCTATTCCTATAGGAGGTGGCATAGCCAACAGTGATATTTGGTGTCAGATTTTTGCGGATATACTACAAAGACCAATAATTCAACTGTGCTATGAGGAAACCGAAACTCTCGGAGATATCATTATTGCAGCACAAGCAGTTGGTATAAATGATATAACGCCAGATTTTGGAAAAAAACTTACAGCAAAGGGGAAAATTAAGGCACCATCAAAAGATCTGAGTGACTTATATAACGAAAAGTTTGAAAAATATCTTAAGCTATATAATTCTGTAAAAGAGCTATATTAA
- a CDS encoding RidA family protein: MSQVLSTDKAPQAIGPYSQGRIVGNLLFASGQVAINPKTGELKGDISEQTHQAMQNVVALVEAAGADVSKIVKTTCFLKNMSDFAVFNEIYASYLKAPYPARSCVAVAELPKGALCEIEVVVDLRK; encoded by the coding sequence ATGTCACAGGTCTTATCAACAGACAAAGCCCCACAGGCTATTGGCCCATATTCACAGGGACGTATTGTTGGAAATTTACTTTTTGCCTCAGGTCAGGTTGCTATAAATCCAAAGACAGGAGAGCTTAAAGGCGATATCAGTGAACAGACTCATCAGGCCATGCAGAATGTAGTGGCTTTAGTTGAGGCAGCAGGTGCTGATGTCTCAAAGATTGTAAAGACCACATGTTTTTTAAAGAATATGTCTGATTTTGCAGTTTTTAATGAAATCTACGCCTCCTATTTAAAAGCACCATATCCTGCCAGATCATGCGTGGCAGTAGCCGAACTTCCAAAAGGAGCACTGTGCGAGATTGAAGTGGTTGTTGATTTACGTAAATAG
- a CDS encoding TRAP transporter large permease encodes MASIVLLISLIVFLILNVPVGIAIGLSTLAALLSGAGLTLTSIPQAMVVACDSFPILAVPLFILAGDLMGAGGVSRRILNVCNIFFGRITGGVAIVTVLVCMFFAAVSGSGPATVAAVGSMVIPTMIELGYKRSFALALVATAGTIGVIIPPSIPMVLYGVSTGASVTSLFMGGILPGFLIGAALIAYSYFYCRINKFQVQTDPFEWSKAWGAIWEAKWALINPVIILGGIYAGIFTPTEAAAVAAIYAFICGSFIHKELNFKKLVEAIATSCCTTGTVMVILACATAFSKVLTIQQIPVLVTETLMDITQNKILLLILINILLLIIGCVMDQTPAILILSPILLPVAKSIGVDPVHFGIIMVANLAIGFITPPLGMALFVAARVSNSKLEVVLKGILPFILVMITTLMMITFIPQISMLLPNLLK; translated from the coding sequence ATGGCATCAATAGTTTTACTCATATCACTTATAGTTTTTTTAATTCTCAATGTGCCTGTAGGTATAGCCATTGGTTTGTCCACACTGGCAGCACTGCTCTCAGGTGCAGGTCTTACATTGACATCTATTCCTCAGGCAATGGTTGTTGCCTGTGACTCATTTCCTATTCTTGCTGTGCCACTGTTCATTCTGGCAGGCGATCTGATGGGAGCTGGCGGTGTATCGCGCCGTATTTTAAATGTCTGCAATATCTTCTTTGGCCGTATTACAGGCGGTGTAGCTATTGTAACTGTGCTTGTATGTATGTTCTTTGCTGCTGTCTCAGGCTCAGGTCCTGCCACTGTGGCAGCTGTAGGCTCAATGGTTATTCCTACCATGATTGAGCTTGGCTATAAAAGATCATTTGCCCTGGCACTGGTAGCCACTGCAGGTACCATTGGCGTAATTATTCCTCCGTCAATTCCTATGGTGCTCTATGGCGTCTCCACAGGTGCCTCTGTTACCTCATTGTTTATGGGCGGTATTCTGCCAGGCTTTTTAATTGGTGCAGCCTTGATTGCATACTCATATTTTTACTGCAGGATAAATAAATTCCAGGTGCAGACCGATCCTTTTGAGTGGTCAAAGGCCTGGGGCGCCATCTGGGAGGCCAAGTGGGCCTTAATCAACCCAGTCATTATTTTAGGCGGTATCTATGCAGGTATCTTTACTCCAACCGAGGCTGCGGCTGTAGCTGCTATCTATGCTTTTATCTGTGGCTCATTTATCCACAAAGAGCTCAACTTTAAAAAGCTAGTAGAGGCTATTGCCACATCATGCTGTACTACAGGTACTGTAATGGTAATTTTAGCCTGTGCTACTGCCTTCTCCAAGGTACTGACCATTCAGCAGATCCCTGTACTTGTTACAGAGACTCTGATGGACATTACACAAAACAAGATACTGCTGCTGATTTTAATCAATATTCTGCTGCTTATTATTGGCTGTGTAATGGATCAGACTCCTGCAATATTGATTTTATCTCCAATTCTTCTGCCTGTAGCCAAATCAATTGGTGTCGATCCTGTACACTTTGGCATTATCATGGTTGCAAACCTTGCCATTGGCTTTATCACACCGCCTCTGGGTATGGCTCTGTTTGTGGCGGCGCGAGTGTCCAACTCAAAGCTTGAGGTTGTATTAAAGGGTATCTTGCCATTCATCCTGGTAATGATTACCACACTGATGATGATAACCTTCATCCCGCAGATCTCAATGCTTCTGCCAAATCTATTAAAGTAA
- a CDS encoding TRAP transporter small permease, which translates to MSILKFLDDKLEMSICVVLMSALALILGTQVFMRYVMHASLGWSEELSRYIFVWLVFMGISYGARMMRHIKIDAGLYCFPKALRPYVVILGELLFLAFALTVIYLDWQLVKKQMMIGQLSPAMRIPMWLVYSAPLVGFSLTSIRLVQSITYYIKNIGKETQDEEQQ; encoded by the coding sequence ATGAGCATATTGAAATTTTTAGATGACAAGCTTGAAATGTCTATCTGTGTGGTATTGATGTCGGCTTTAGCGCTGATATTAGGTACACAGGTATTTATGCGTTATGTGATGCATGCTTCTCTTGGCTGGTCAGAGGAACTTTCACGTTACATTTTTGTGTGGCTGGTTTTTATGGGCATAAGCTACGGTGCCCGCATGATGCGTCATATCAAGATTGATGCAGGTCTATACTGCTTTCCAAAAGCCTTGAGACCATATGTAGTAATTTTAGGTGAATTATTATTTTTAGCCTTTGCTCTGACTGTAATTTATCTTGATTGGCAGCTGGTTAAAAAACAGATGATGATAGGTCAGCTTTCACCTGCAATGCGTATTCCAATGTGGCTGGTCTATTCAGCACCACTAGTTGGCTTTTCATTAACCTCTATCCGTCTTGTACAGTCTATTACCTACTATATAAAGAACATAGGTAAAGAGACTCAGGATGAAGAGCAGCAGTAG
- a CDS encoding DctP family TRAP transporter solute-binding subunit gives MKLKSFVKSVMAVAVLSAVSVSAQAADKIELRFSNATNQAAKDAALVMIDVAAKESGGVLDIKHFPDNMLGDDRVATESTIMGDIDLVLTQPSVLTSMVSDFFIWDAPFLFSSAEDARACFNGEIANKVNSQVESKGLKYLAMVGNGFRNYTNNKVAVKVPADVKGAKVRVIESEIQMAQWQAWGANPTPMAFAEVLPALQQGTIDAQENPVAIIDANKLYEVQHYISLTGHQYSPQILIMNQEKYESLGPDLQKALDKAVKAFVETQVQRSKELDAAAVEKFKQAGCEVIELSDADRDQWKKMAVDGGVYDLVKEKMDHPEYLDAVLNKKY, from the coding sequence ATGAAACTTAAATCATTTGTTAAAAGTGTTATGGCTGTGGCCGTATTAAGTGCAGTTAGCGTATCTGCTCAGGCTGCAGACAAGATTGAACTGAGATTTTCCAATGCTACCAATCAGGCTGCCAAAGATGCTGCCCTGGTTATGATTGATGTAGCTGCCAAAGAGTCAGGCGGCGTTCTTGATATCAAACATTTCCCTGACAACATGTTAGGTGATGACCGTGTTGCCACCGAGTCAACCATTATGGGTGATATAGATCTGGTACTGACTCAGCCATCAGTATTAACCTCAATGGTTTCTGACTTCTTTATCTGGGATGCTCCATTCTTATTCAGCTCAGCTGAGGATGCCCGTGCCTGTTTTAACGGCGAGATTGCCAACAAGGTAAATTCACAGGTTGAGAGCAAGGGCCTTAAGTATCTGGCTATGGTTGGCAACGGCTTTAGAAACTACACTAACAACAAGGTTGCAGTTAAGGTTCCTGCCGATGTTAAAGGCGCCAAGGTACGTGTAATTGAGTCAGAGATTCAGATGGCTCAGTGGCAGGCATGGGGTGCCAACCCAACACCTATGGCATTTGCCGAGGTGCTGCCAGCTCTGCAGCAGGGCACTATTGATGCACAGGAAAACCCTGTAGCTATTATTGATGCCAACAAGCTTTATGAAGTTCAGCACTACATTTCACTGACAGGCCATCAGTATAGCCCACAGATCCTCATTATGAATCAGGAGAAGTATGAGTCATTAGGCCCAGATCTGCAAAAGGCTCTTGATAAGGCAGTTAAGGCCTTTGTTGAGACTCAGGTTCAGAGATCTAAAGAGCTTGATGCTGCCGCTGTAGAGAAGTTCAAGCAGGCAGGCTGCGAGGTTATCGAGCTTAGCGATGCTGACAGAGATCAGTGGAAAAAGATGGCAGTAGACGGCGGTGTGTACGATCTTGTTAAAGAGAAGATGGATCACCCAGAGTATCTTGATGCTGTTTTAAACAAGAAATATTAA
- a CDS encoding transketolase family protein — protein sequence MIANREAYGLALVSLYEKNKNIVVLDADLAKATFTDTFRKAHGDRFIDCGIAEQNMMGVAAGLATTGLVPFVSTFAVFASLRASEQFRNSVCYPHLNVKVVATHAGIECGADGATHQALEDLAVMRTMPGNVVLVPADPVATRELVYLMAEHDGPAYMRVGRDKMPDLYSDTTKFKLGGSHTLKEGTDAYIIACGSRVHAALEAAEKLKAERNINVGVIDMYSIKPIDEEAIVRAAMTGLIVTCEDHQRAGGLGAAVCEVCCEKSPCRVIRMGVDDSFGRSGSAKELFELYHLSADDIVKTVADNLN from the coding sequence ATGATAGCAAATCGTGAAGCTTACGGCCTGGCTCTTGTTTCTTTATATGAGAAGAATAAAAACATTGTAGTGCTTGATGCCGATCTGGCCAAGGCCACCTTTACAGATACCTTTAGAAAGGCGCATGGTGACAGATTTATCGACTGCGGTATTGCCGAGCAGAACATGATGGGTGTGGCTGCAGGTCTAGCCACTACTGGTCTTGTTCCATTTGTAAGTACCTTTGCTGTATTTGCAAGTTTAAGAGCCTCAGAGCAGTTTAGAAATTCAGTGTGCTATCCACACCTTAATGTCAAGGTTGTGGCAACTCATGCCGGCATAGAGTGCGGAGCTGACGGTGCCACCCATCAGGCACTTGAGGATCTTGCAGTTATGCGCACCATGCCTGGCAATGTTGTTTTAGTGCCAGCCGATCCTGTTGCAACAAGAGAGCTTGTCTATCTTATGGCAGAGCATGACGGTCCTGCCTATATGCGCGTGGGCCGTGACAAGATGCCAGATCTTTACAGCGATACAACCAAGTTTAAGCTTGGTGGCAGCCATACTCTAAAGGAAGGCACTGATGCCTATATCATAGCCTGTGGCAGCCGTGTGCATGCAGCTTTAGAGGCAGCAGAGAAACTAAAGGCTGAGAGAAACATCAATGTTGGTGTTATTGACATGTACAGCATCAAGCCAATTGATGAAGAGGCCATTGTCAGAGCAGCTATGACCGGACTTATAGTGACATGCGAGGATCATCAAAGAGCAGGTGGTCTTGGAGCTGCAGTGTGTGAAGTGTGCTGTGAAAAGAGCCCATGCCGTGTCATTCGTATGGGTGTTGATGACAGCTTTGGCCGTTCAGGCAGCGCCAAAGAGCTCTTTGAGCTGTATCACCTAAGCGCCGACGATATTGTTAAAACTGTTGCAGACAATTTAAATTAA
- a CDS encoding transketolase, whose amino-acid sequence MQSASQLKQIADELRYMALEAIVKGGSGHPGGSLSLADIMSVLYFDVMQVDPKDPKKADRDRFVLSKGHASPILYAALAKKGFFDRNELLKLRHVDSFLQGHPDMKHTAGVDMSTGSLGQGISAACGMAMAAKLTASNYRVYTVLGDGEMNEGEVWEALMFASHNSLSNLTVIVDHNGLQIDGSNDEVMSLKNIKAKLEAFDLNTIEIDGHDYEQILQAFARARECENRPTVILANTIKGKGVSFMENQVGWHGKAPSEQELLQAKEELGV is encoded by the coding sequence ATGCAAAGCGCTTCTCAATTAAAGCAAATTGCTGATGAATTACGCTATATGGCCCTTGAGGCTATTGTCAAAGGTGGCTCAGGCCATCCTGGCGGTTCATTGTCACTGGCAGATATTATGTCTGTTCTCTATTTTGATGTCATGCAGGTTGATCCTAAAGATCCAAAAAAGGCAGACAGAGATCGTTTTGTGCTCTCTAAAGGCCATGCCAGTCCTATTTTATATGCAGCTTTAGCCAAAAAGGGCTTTTTTGACAGAAATGAGCTTTTAAAACTGCGTCATGTTGACAGTTTCCTGCAGGGCCATCCTGATATGAAGCACACAGCAGGTGTGGATATGTCAACAGGTTCATTAGGTCAGGGCATATCAGCAGCCTGCGGTATGGCCATGGCAGCTAAACTTACAGCTTCTAACTACAGAGTCTATACCGTACTTGGTGATGGTGAGATGAATGAGGGTGAGGTCTGGGAGGCTTTAATGTTTGCAAGCCACAACAGCCTTTCCAATCTTACTGTCATTGTTGATCACAACGGTCTGCAGATCGACGGCAGCAATGATGAGGTTATGTCTTTAAAGAATATCAAGGCAAAGCTTGAAGCATTTGACCTTAACACAATTGAGATTGACGGTCATGACTATGAGCAGATTTTACAGGCTTTTGCCAGAGCGCGTGAGTGCGAGAACAGACCTACAGTAATTCTTGCCAACACTATAAAGGGCAAGGGTGTTTCATTTATGGAAAATCAGGTTGGATGGCATGGCAAGGCTCCAAGTGAGCAGGAGCTTCTACAGGCAAAAGAGGAATTGGGAGTTTAA